From one Paenibacillus sp. FSL K6-1330 genomic stretch:
- a CDS encoding sulfate ABC transporter substrate-binding protein encodes MKKVLKQGVLIGLTVMLTAALTACGAEKTETVATANGDAPASGSSKPSVELLNVSYDPTRELYDQYNKAFAAHWEKEQGQKVTFKQSHGGSGKQSRSVIDGLEADVVTLALGYDIDAIRQAGLINEGWESKFEHNSAPYTSTIVFLVRKGNPKGIKDWPDLIKEGVEVITPNPQTSGGARWNYLAAWGYALKVNNNDEAKAQEFVKELFTHVPVLDSGARGATTTFVERGIGDVLLAWENEAYLSINELGPDKFEIVNPSVSILAEPPVAVVDKNVDKRGTREVAEAYLQYLYSEEGQTIAAENYYRPTLASVADKYKEKFPAIELFTLKDVFGTWEETQTKHFNDGGIFNQIYVPGS; translated from the coding sequence ATGAAAAAGGTGTTGAAGCAAGGGGTTCTCATCGGATTAACAGTGATGCTGACGGCGGCACTTACAGCTTGCGGTGCAGAGAAAACAGAGACAGTCGCAACCGCCAATGGAGACGCGCCTGCTTCGGGTTCAAGCAAGCCGAGCGTGGAACTGCTCAATGTTTCTTACGATCCGACCCGAGAGTTATATGACCAATACAATAAAGCATTCGCGGCGCATTGGGAGAAGGAACAAGGCCAGAAAGTAACATTTAAGCAATCGCACGGGGGTTCAGGCAAGCAAAGCCGTTCGGTTATCGACGGTTTGGAGGCGGATGTGGTGACACTGGCCCTCGGATACGATATCGATGCGATCCGTCAGGCCGGATTGATCAATGAAGGCTGGGAGAGCAAGTTTGAGCATAACAGTGCGCCTTATACCTCAACCATCGTTTTCCTCGTCCGCAAAGGCAACCCGAAAGGCATCAAGGATTGGCCGGACCTGATCAAGGAGGGCGTGGAGGTGATCACGCCGAACCCACAGACCTCCGGCGGTGCTCGGTGGAACTACCTGGCGGCGTGGGGGTACGCACTCAAGGTTAACAATAACGATGAAGCGAAGGCACAGGAATTTGTGAAAGAGCTGTTCACCCACGTACCGGTGCTGGACAGCGGAGCCCGCGGTGCGACAACCACTTTTGTAGAGCGCGGAATCGGGGACGTGCTGTTGGCTTGGGAGAATGAAGCTTATCTCTCGATTAACGAGCTGGGACCCGACAAATTCGAGATCGTGAATCCGTCCGTCAGTATTTTGGCGGAGCCTCCGGTTGCCGTCGTGGATAAGAACGTTGACAAACGTGGGACCCGCGAGGTAGCGGAAGCCTACCTGCAATATCTCTACAGTGAAGAGGGGCAGACGATTGCGGCTGAGAACTACTACCGTCCAACGCTTGCCAGCGTGGCTGACAAGTACAAGGAGAAATTCCCGGCTATCGAGTTGTTTACGCTCAAGGATGTGTTTGGAACATGGGAAGAGACACAAACGAAGCATTTCAATGACGGCGGCATCTTTAATCAGATTTACGTGCCAGGCAGCTGA
- the cysT gene encoding sulfate ABC transporter permease subunit CysT produces the protein MAVLPVQKQSRNNRSVLPGFGIGMGLTVLYMSLVVLVPLSALLLNQTGLTWEKFWSVATDPRVLASYRVSLTTAALAAFADTILGLLLAWVLVRYDFPGKKLWDALIDLPFALPTAVAGVALTAIYSANGWIGSLLEPLGIKAAFSPLGITLALMFIGIPFVVRTVQPVLEDAERDTEEAAATLGARRWRTFCTIILPTLIPPLLTGFALAFARGIGEYGSVVFISGNMPMKTEIAPLLIMTKLEQFDYAGATAVALILLLISFALLLGINILQHWTRKTAR, from the coding sequence ATGGCAGTACTCCCCGTACAGAAGCAAAGCAGAAACAATCGCAGCGTACTCCCGGGTTTTGGAATCGGCATGGGACTGACCGTCCTTTATATGAGCTTGGTTGTGCTCGTGCCGCTGTCGGCGCTGCTTCTCAATCAAACCGGACTAACCTGGGAGAAGTTCTGGTCGGTTGCAACCGATCCGAGGGTACTGGCCTCCTACCGGGTTAGTCTGACGACAGCGGCGCTGGCCGCATTCGCGGATACGATATTGGGGCTGCTGCTGGCTTGGGTGCTGGTGCGGTATGATTTCCCCGGCAAAAAATTGTGGGATGCCCTGATCGATTTGCCCTTCGCCCTGCCAACGGCAGTAGCGGGGGTGGCTTTAACCGCGATCTATTCCGCTAACGGCTGGATTGGATCGCTGCTGGAGCCGCTGGGGATCAAGGCGGCATTTTCTCCCTTAGGCATCACGCTGGCCCTCATGTTCATCGGCATACCGTTCGTTGTGCGGACGGTACAGCCGGTGCTGGAGGACGCGGAGCGGGATACGGAAGAGGCGGCTGCAACGCTCGGGGCACGCCGATGGCGCACGTTTTGCACCATCATTCTGCCGACCTTGATTCCGCCGCTGCTGACCGGATTTGCGCTTGCTTTTGCCAGGGGCATCGGTGAATATGGCTCCGTGGTTTTCATATCGGGGAATATGCCGATGAAGACGGAGATTGCGCCGCTGTTAATCATGACGAAGCTGGAGCAGTTTGATTATGCCGGCGCGACGGCGGTTGCCTTGATCTTGCTGCTCATCTCTTTCGCACTGCTGCTTGGCATCAATATACTACAACATTGGACACGAAAAACCGCCCGTTAA
- the cysW gene encoding sulfate ABC transporter permease subunit CysW, with product MAGTVPAVPAAKRNTPSSPAAAEKPWVKWTFISLAGLVLLWLIVLPLITVMSEALKKGWEVYVAALSDPDALSALQLTLLVAAIAVPLNSIFGVIAAWTITKFRFKGKNLLITLLDLPFAVSPVIGGLIFVLIFGRQGWFGPWLESHDIKIIFAVPGIVLATLFVTFPFVAKELIPLMEDQGTEEEEAAVTLGAKGWQIFWRVTLPNIKWGLLYGIILCNARAMGEFGAVSVVSGHIRGETNTLPLHVEILYNEYQFSASFAVASLLLLLAVVTLLLKNWFTRKNAH from the coding sequence ATGGCTGGAACTGTACCTGCCGTTCCTGCAGCGAAACGAAACACGCCGTCCTCTCCGGCGGCAGCGGAGAAGCCGTGGGTGAAATGGACATTCATAAGCTTGGCTGGGCTTGTGCTGCTGTGGCTTATTGTGCTGCCTCTGATTACGGTGATGTCCGAGGCGCTTAAGAAGGGCTGGGAGGTCTATGTAGCCGCCTTATCCGATCCTGATGCTCTTTCTGCGCTTCAGCTGACTTTACTGGTGGCGGCAATTGCAGTACCGCTGAATTCGATATTCGGCGTTATTGCAGCATGGACCATAACGAAGTTTCGATTTAAAGGCAAAAATCTGTTGATTACGCTGCTGGATCTGCCGTTTGCGGTATCTCCTGTGATCGGAGGTTTAATCTTCGTGCTGATCTTCGGGCGGCAGGGATGGTTTGGCCCTTGGCTTGAAAGCCATGATATCAAGATTATTTTTGCCGTGCCCGGCATTGTTCTGGCTACATTATTTGTCACGTTTCCCTTTGTGGCAAAGGAACTGATCCCGCTGATGGAAGACCAAGGGACGGAGGAAGAGGAGGCGGCAGTAACGCTGGGCGCCAAGGGCTGGCAAATATTCTGGAGGGTCACCCTGCCCAATATTAAGTGGGGGTTATTGTACGGCATCATATTGTGTAACGCCAGAGCCATGGGCGAGTTTGGGGCCGTGTCCGTTGTATCCGGCCATATCCGCGGCGAGACCAATACGCTGCCCCTTCATGTCGAAATTTTGTACAATGAGTATCAGTTTTCGGCATC